From a single Fusobacterium pseudoperiodonticum genomic region:
- a CDS encoding TonB-dependent receptor: MKKYLMSLSLFIFCATSYGETIDLGEKSIYSETGFKNSLRSSTTSPFILKSKDIEGKGYTSVSEVLDSIPGVNVKEGAHPAIDLRGQGFQKAKATVQLLVDGIPANMLDTSHQNVPINVVNIDEIERIEVIPGGGAVLYGSGTSGGVINIITKKYKNKNIRGGVGYQISSFRNNKFDVSTGTSVGNFDFDVNYSKNRKYGYRDYDFTNSDYFSGRINYNINKTDNIAFKYSGYRSKYTYPASLTETQLDRDRRQSGLGSDDKNDNNKIKKDEFSLTYNSKITNNNDLNVVAFYQKTEIPSESISDGTGMYKGILAGQVAGLSSALRNPSLPTSARLAMTNRLNALITQLRNPSRVDFSSHSNFEDRKISIKAKDKYTYDNSGSNIIIGLGYTDDNMIRASKMELVGKMKLVDTHMDLTKKTFESFALNTYKVNNFEFIQGLRYERSKFDGSRRNLDDVSTVKRDMNNWAGTLAVNHLYSDTGNVYLKYERAFTSPSPSQLSDKVRTSSGAFDYVTNNLKSEKTNQFEVGWNDYLLGSLLSADIYYSETKDEIATIFDGGRAHPTNGFKTTNLGKTRRYGFDLSAEQKLENFTFKESYSFVKTKILKDNDKNIEGKEIAEVPNHKLLLSVDYNISSKFTVGAEYEYKAAAFVDNANKYGKDKAKSVFNLRANYQVNDSLDIYAGVDNVFGAKYYNSVTLSSGDRLYDPAPRTTYYTGFKYKF; the protein is encoded by the coding sequence ATGAAAAAATACTTAATGAGCTTATCACTTTTTATATTTTGTGCTACTTCTTATGGAGAAACAATAGACTTAGGTGAAAAAAGCATTTATTCTGAAACTGGTTTCAAAAATAGTTTAAGAAGTTCTACAACTTCCCCTTTTATCTTAAAATCTAAAGACATTGAAGGAAAGGGTTATACCTCTGTTTCAGAAGTATTAGATTCTATTCCTGGTGTAAATGTAAAAGAAGGTGCTCATCCTGCAATTGATCTTAGAGGTCAAGGTTTTCAGAAAGCGAAAGCAACTGTTCAACTTTTAGTTGATGGAATTCCTGCAAATATGCTTGATACTTCTCACCAAAATGTCCCTATCAACGTTGTAAATATTGATGAAATAGAAAGAATAGAAGTTATTCCTGGTGGAGGAGCTGTTCTTTATGGTAGTGGAACTTCTGGAGGAGTTATAAATATTATTACAAAAAAATATAAGAATAAAAATATTCGTGGTGGAGTTGGATATCAAATATCAAGTTTTAGAAATAATAAATTTGATGTCTCAACAGGAACTAGTGTAGGGAATTTTGATTTTGATGTAAATTATTCTAAAAATAGAAAATATGGATATAGAGATTATGATTTCACTAATTCTGATTATTTTTCTGGAAGAATTAATTATAATATAAATAAAACAGATAATATAGCTTTTAAATATAGTGGTTATAGAAGTAAATATACTTATCCTGCTTCTTTAACAGAAACTCAATTGGATAGAGATAGAAGACAAAGTGGTCTAGGTTCTGATGATAAAAATGATAACAATAAAATTAAAAAAGATGAGTTCTCTTTGACATACAATTCAAAAATAACTAATAATAATGATTTAAATGTTGTAGCTTTTTATCAAAAAACAGAAATTCCTTCTGAATCAATAAGTGATGGTACTGGAATGTACAAAGGGATCCTAGCTGGACAAGTGGCTGGTTTAAGCTCTGCTCTTAGAAATCCTAGCTTACCTACAAGTGCTAGACTTGCTATGACAAATAGACTAAATGCTTTAATAACTCAATTAAGAAATCCTTCTAGAGTAGATTTTTCTAGTCATTCTAATTTTGAAGATAGAAAAATTAGCATAAAAGCAAAAGATAAATACACTTATGATAATAGTGGAAGTAATATTATTATTGGTCTAGGTTATACAGATGATAATATGATAAGAGCTTCTAAAATGGAATTAGTTGGAAAAATGAAACTTGTTGACACACATATGGACTTAACAAAGAAAACTTTTGAAAGTTTTGCTTTAAACACTTATAAAGTGAATAATTTTGAATTTATTCAAGGTTTAAGATATGAAAGAAGTAAATTTGATGGTAGTAGAAGAAATTTAGATGATGTTTCAACTGTTAAAAGAGATATGAATAACTGGGCTGGAACATTAGCAGTAAATCATTTATACTCAGATACTGGAAATGTCTATTTAAAATATGAAAGAGCTTTTACATCGCCTTCTCCTTCTCAATTAAGTGATAAAGTAAGAACTAGTTCAGGAGCCTTTGATTATGTAACAAATAATTTAAAATCTGAAAAAACTAACCAATTTGAAGTAGGATGGAACGATTATCTATTAGGTTCTCTTCTAAGTGCTGACATCTATTATAGTGAAACAAAAGATGAAATTGCAACTATTTTTGATGGTGGTAGAGCTCATCCAACTAATGGTTTTAAAACTACAAATCTTGGAAAAACTAGAAGATATGGTTTTGATTTAAGTGCTGAACAAAAGCTTGAAAACTTTACTTTTAAAGAATCTTATTCTTTTGTAAAAACTAAAATATTAAAAGACAATGACAAAAATATTGAAGGAAAAGAAATTGCTGAAGTTCCTAATCATAAATTACTTCTATCTGTGGACTATAATATAAGTTCTAAATTTACAGTTGGAGCAGAATATGAATATAAAGCAGCAGCCTTTGTTGACAATGCAAATAAATATGGAAAAGATAAAGCAAAATCTGTATTTAATTTAAGAGCTAATTATCAAGTAAATGATTCTTTAGACATATATGCAGGAGTAGATAATGTATTTGGAGCTAAATACTATAATAGTGTGACTCTTAGCAGTGGAGATAGATTATATGACCCTGCTCCTAGAACAACTTATTACACTGGTTTTAAATATAAATTCTAA
- a CDS encoding FecCD family ABC transporter permease — MKKIFFLISLLISFILITLSLSIGSVIIPIKNLLFLSPMDDYMKMIVFELRLPRIIMAFLVGMLLASSGNIVQIIFQNPLADPYIIGIASSATFGAVIAYLLKLPEFYYGVIAFISCMLSTLLIFKISKRGNKIEVNTLLIVGITLSSFLGGFTSFSIYMIGEDSFKITMWLMGYLGNASWRQILFLIFPLVFSSIYFYSKRNELDILMLGDEQAHSLGINISKLKFHLLIVSSFVVAYSVAFTGMIGFVGLIVPHIMRSIIGPLNSRLIPFVLIYGGVFLLFCDTVGRIILSPVEVPIGVITSILGAPFFLYLALKARRK, encoded by the coding sequence ATGAAAAAAATATTTTTTTTAATATCGTTGCTGATAAGTTTTATACTAATAACACTCTCTTTATCTATAGGGAGTGTTATTATTCCAATAAAAAATTTATTATTTTTAAGTCCTATGGATGATTATATGAAAATGATTGTATTTGAATTAAGACTTCCAAGAATTATAATGGCATTTTTAGTTGGAATGTTACTTGCTTCAAGTGGAAATATTGTACAAATAATATTTCAAAATCCACTTGCAGATCCTTATATAATTGGTATTGCTTCAAGTGCAACTTTTGGAGCTGTTATAGCTTATCTGTTAAAATTACCAGAATTTTATTATGGAGTAATAGCTTTTATCTCTTGTATGCTCAGTACACTTTTAATTTTCAAAATTTCAAAAAGAGGTAATAAAATAGAGGTAAATACTTTACTTATAGTTGGAATTACTCTTTCTTCATTTTTAGGAGGTTTCACTTCTTTTTCAATCTATATGATAGGAGAAGACTCTTTTAAAATTACTATGTGGCTTATGGGATATTTAGGAAATGCTAGTTGGAGACAGATATTATTTTTAATTTTTCCTTTAGTCTTCTCAAGTATATATTTTTATTCTAAAAGAAATGAACTTGATATATTGATGTTAGGTGATGAACAAGCCCATTCTTTAGGGATTAATATATCTAAGTTAAAATTTCATTTGCTTATAGTTTCTTCTTTTGTTGTTGCTTATTCAGTAGCATTTACAGGAATGATTGGTTTCGTTGGGCTTATTGTTCCTCATATAATGAGAAGTATTATAGGACCTTTAAATTCAAGATTAATTCCTTTTGTATTAATTTATGGTGGAGTATTCTTATTATTTTGTGATACAGTGGGAAGAATTATTTTATCTCCTGTTGAAGTTCCCATAGGAGTTATAACTTCTATTTTAGGTGCACCTTTCTTTTTATATTTAGCTTTGAAAGCTAGGAGGAAATAA
- a CDS encoding ABC transporter ATP-binding protein — translation MSIVSIENLNYFYGKKQILKELKLDIDENKLTGIIGPNGCGKSTLAKNIIKYLNGDFKKLEIMNTDIKKLSHKKIAQLISYIPQHSTIISNISVFDYILLGRFPLLKNSWNNYCEKDFEIVNYNINLLNIEFLKDRNIETLSGGELQKVLLARALVQETKILLLDEPTSALDLNNAVEFMKILKRISTQKNISVIIIIHDLNLASLFCDNLIVLKDGKFIKKGSPYEVINEQNIKDVYNLDCKVLYNEDNKPYIIPKT, via the coding sequence ATGAGTATAGTAAGTATAGAAAATCTTAATTATTTCTATGGTAAAAAACAAATTCTAAAAGAATTGAAATTAGATATAGATGAGAATAAGTTAACTGGTATTATAGGACCAAATGGTTGTGGTAAATCAACATTAGCTAAAAATATTATTAAATATCTCAATGGAGATTTTAAAAAATTGGAAATAATGAATACTGATATTAAAAAATTGAGTCATAAAAAAATTGCACAATTAATTTCATATATTCCACAACATTCCACAATAATTTCTAATATTTCTGTCTTTGACTATATATTATTAGGAAGATTTCCATTATTAAAAAATTCTTGGAATAATTATTGCGAAAAAGATTTTGAAATTGTAAACTACAATATTAATTTATTAAATATAGAATTTTTAAAAGATAGAAATATTGAAACTCTATCTGGTGGAGAATTACAAAAAGTTTTATTAGCTAGAGCTTTAGTACAAGAAACTAAAATTTTACTTTTAGATGAACCTACTTCTGCTCTTGATTTAAATAATGCTGTAGAGTTTATGAAAATTTTAAAACGTATATCCACTCAGAAAAATATATCAGTTATCATTATTATACATGATTTAAATTTAGCTTCTTTATTCTGTGATAATTTAATAGTTTTAAAAGATGGAAAATTTATAAAAAAAGGTAGTCCTTATGAAGTTATAAATGAACAAAATATAAAAGATGTCTATAATTTAGATTGTAAAGTTCTGTACAATGAGGATAACAAACCTTATATAATTCCAAAAACATAA
- a CDS encoding coproporphyrinogen-III oxidase family protein — MFKIRYKSHHDVGNVISKFTKNFKASKEDFISLLEGVNVSKQLALYFHTPYCDKICSFCNMNRKQLDNDLEEYTKYICDEIKKYGAYKFCKTSEVDVVFFGGGTPTIFKKEQLERILKTLRENFIFSKDYEMTFETTLHNLSFEKLEIMEKYGVNRISVGIQTFSNRGRKLLNRTYDKNYVVERLKEIKKRFSGLICIDIIYNYANQTNEEILEDARLLSEIKVDSTSFYSLMIHDGSDISKEREKDKSIYTYSLKRDEELHNLFYEACIENSYELLELTKLSNGKDKYKYIRNNNSLKNLLPIGVGAGGHIQDIGIYNMNQQVSFYSRTSELNYKLSMISGLMQFEKFSLLEIQKYCDEKIYREIFKRLKEFENKGYIKIENNFAIYQLKGIFWGNSLVADIIELIGRNL; from the coding sequence ATGTTTAAAATAAGATATAAGTCTCATCATGATGTAGGAAATGTTATTTCCAAATTTACAAAAAATTTTAAAGCAAGTAAAGAAGATTTTATATCGCTACTTGAAGGAGTGAATGTAAGTAAACAACTTGCTTTATATTTTCATACACCTTATTGTGATAAAATCTGTTCTTTTTGTAATATGAATAGAAAGCAATTAGATAATGATTTGGAAGAGTATACTAAATATATTTGTGATGAAATAAAAAAATATGGAGCATATAAATTTTGTAAGACAAGTGAAGTTGATGTTGTATTTTTTGGTGGAGGTACTCCAACTATATTTAAAAAAGAACAATTAGAAAGAATATTAAAAACTTTAAGAGAAAATTTTATATTTTCCAAAGATTACGAAATGACTTTTGAAACAACTCTACATAACTTAAGTTTTGAAAAACTTGAAATTATGGAAAAATACGGAGTTAACAGAATAAGTGTAGGTATTCAAACATTTTCTAATAGAGGAAGAAAGCTTTTAAATAGGACATATGATAAAAATTATGTTGTAGAAAGATTAAAAGAAATTAAAAAGAGATTTTCGGGACTTATTTGTATAGATATAATATATAATTATGCCAATCAAACTAATGAAGAAATTTTAGAAGATGCAAGATTATTATCAGAAATTAAAGTTGATAGCACTAGCTTTTATTCACTTATGATACATGATGGCTCAGATATTTCTAAAGAAAGAGAAAAAGATAAGTCTATCTATACCTACAGTCTAAAAAGAGATGAAGAATTACATAATCTTTTTTATGAAGCTTGTATTGAGAATTCCTATGAGCTTTTAGAATTAACTAAGCTCTCTAATGGTAAAGATAAATACAAATATATAAGGAATAACAACAGTCTAAAAAATTTACTTCCTATTGGTGTTGGAGCTGGAGGACATATACAAGATATAGGAATCTATAACATGAATCAACAAGTAAGTTTTTATTCTAGAACTTCAGAACTTAATTATAAACTTTCTATGATTTCTGGTTTAATGCAATTTGAAAAATTTAGTTTACTTGAAATACAAAAATATTGTGATGAGAAAATTTATAGGGAAATTTTTAAAAGACTAAAAGAATTTGAAAATAAAGGTTATATAAAAATCGAGAATAACTTTGCTATATATCAATTAAAAGGAATCTTTTGGGGAAATAGCTTAGTTGCTGACATAATTGAATTAATTGGGAGGAATTTATGA
- a CDS encoding flavodoxin family protein: MKTLIVYSTISGNTKAVCERIYNALNVEKEIINVKDSKNIKPSDYENIIIGFWCDKGTMDKDSIDFLKTLNNKNLYFLGTLGARPDSEHWNDVFENAKKLCSENNIFKDGLLIWGRISKEMMDVMKKFPTGHPHAVTPERLARWEAASTHPDENDFKKAEEFFSNLINK; the protein is encoded by the coding sequence ATGAAGACATTAATTGTTTACTCAACTATAAGTGGAAATACTAAAGCAGTCTGTGAAAGAATATATAATGCTTTAAATGTGGAAAAAGAAATTATAAATGTGAAAGATAGCAAAAATATAAAGCCTTCTGATTATGAGAACATAATTATAGGTTTTTGGTGTGATAAAGGAACTATGGATAAAGATAGTATTGATTTTTTAAAAACTCTTAATAATAAAAATCTTTATTTTTTAGGAACCTTAGGAGCAAGACCTGACTCAGAACATTGGAATGATGTTTTTGAAAATGCTAAAAAACTTTGTTCTGAAAATAATATTTTTAAAGATGGTCTTCTAATCTGGGGAAGAATATCAAAAGAAATGATGGATGTAATGAAAAAATTCCCAACTGGACATCCTCACGCTGTAACTCCAGAAAGATTAGCTAGATGGGAAGCTGCTTCTACTCACCCTGATGAGAATGACTTTAAAAAAGCTGAAGAATTTTTTTCTAATTTAATAAATAAATAA
- a CDS encoding sirohydrochlorin cobaltochelatase, whose product MSKKALFMVHFGTTHNDTRELTIDKMNKKFADEFKEYDLFTAYTSRIVLKRLKDRGENYSTPLKVLNALADQGYEELLIQTSHVIPGIEYENLVREVNSFSDKFKTVKIGKPLLYYIDDYKKCVEALAEEYVPKNKKEALVLVCHGTDSPLATSYAMIEYVFSDCGYDNVFVVCTTAYPLMDSLIKKLKKAGIEEITLAPFMFVAGEHAKKDMAVTYKEELEENGFKVNQVILKGLGEFDAIQNIFLNHLKLAIEKDDKDIADFKKEYTNKYL is encoded by the coding sequence ATGTCAAAAAAAGCATTATTTATGGTACACTTTGGGACTACTCATAATGACACAAGAGAATTAACTATAGATAAGATGAATAAAAAATTTGCAGATGAATTTAAAGAGTATGATTTATTTACAGCTTATACATCAAGAATAGTTTTAAAAAGATTAAAAGATAGAGGTGAAAATTACAGCACACCTTTAAAAGTTTTAAATGCTTTAGCAGATCAAGGATATGAAGAATTACTTATACAAACTTCTCATGTTATCCCTGGGATTGAATATGAAAATTTAGTGAGAGAAGTAAATTCTTTTTCTGATAAATTTAAGACTGTAAAGATTGGAAAACCACTTTTATACTATATTGATGATTATAAAAAGTGTGTTGAAGCATTGGCAGAAGAATATGTTCCTAAAAATAAAAAAGAAGCTCTAGTTCTTGTTTGTCATGGAACAGATTCGCCACTAGCTACTAGTTATGCAATGATAGAATATGTTTTTAGCGATTGTGGTTATGATAATGTTTTTGTAGTTTGTACCACAGCATATCCTTTAATGGATAGTCTAATAAAGAAACTTAAAAAGGCTGGAATAGAAGAAATTACTCTTGCTCCATTTATGTTTGTTGCTGGTGAACATGCTAAAAAAGATATGGCAGTAACTTATAAAGAAGAACTTGAAGAAAATGGTTTTAAAGTAAATCAAGTGATTTTAAAAGGTTTAGGAGAATTTGATGCTATCCAAAATATATTCTTAAATCACTTAAAACTTGCTATTGAAAAAGATGATAAAGACATAGCAGACTTTAAAAAAGAATACACTAATAAATACCTATAG
- the rplU gene encoding 50S ribosomal protein L21: MYAVIKTGGKQYKVTEGDVLRVEKLNAEVNATVELTEVLLVAGGDNVKVGKPLVEGAKVVVEVLSQGKAAKVINFKYKPKKASHRKKGHRQLFTEVKVTSIIA; the protein is encoded by the coding sequence ATGTACGCAGTAATTAAAACTGGTGGAAAACAGTATAAAGTTACAGAAGGTGATGTATTAAGAGTAGAAAAATTAAATGCTGAAGTTAATGCAACTGTTGAATTAACAGAAGTTCTTTTAGTAGCTGGTGGAGACAACGTTAAAGTTGGAAAACCATTAGTAGAAGGAGCAAAAGTAGTTGTAGAAGTTTTATCTCAAGGTAAAGCAGCTAAAGTTATTAACTTCAAATACAAGCCTAAAAAAGCTAGTCACAGAAAAAAAGGTCATAGACAACTTTTTACTGAAGTAAAAGTAACTTCAATAATAGCATAG
- a CDS encoding ribosomal-processing cysteine protease Prp: MTKVEIFRKNGNIIGYKASGHSGYSEQGSDIICSAISTSLQMTLIGIQKVLKLKVDFKINDGFLDVDLKNISQDKLTQTNILTEAMAIFLKELTKQYPKYIRLVEKEDK, encoded by the coding sequence ATGACAAAAGTAGAAATTTTTAGAAAAAATGGTAACATCATAGGATATAAAGCAAGTGGACATTCTGGATACTCAGAACAAGGAAGTGATATAATTTGTTCTGCTATCTCAACATCATTGCAAATGACTTTAATAGGTATACAAAAAGTATTAAAGTTAAAAGTTGATTTTAAAATAAATGATGGCTTTCTTGATGTTGATTTAAAAAATATTAGCCAAGATAAACTAACACAAACGAATATACTCACAGAAGCTATGGCTATATTTTTAAAAGAATTAACTAAACAATATCCTAAGTACATTAGACTTGTAGAAAAGGAGGATAAGTAA
- the rpmA gene encoding 50S ribosomal protein L27 gives MQFLLNIQLFAHKKGQGSVKNGRDSNPKYLGVKKYDGEVVKAGNIIVRQRGTKFHAGNNMGIGKDHTLFALIDGYVKFERLGKNKKQVSVYSEK, from the coding sequence ATGCAATTTTTATTAAATATACAATTATTTGCACATAAAAAAGGGCAAGGTTCTGTTAAAAACGGAAGAGACTCTAATCCTAAATATCTTGGAGTAAAAAAATACGATGGAGAAGTTGTTAAAGCTGGGAATATCATAGTTAGACAAAGAGGAACTAAATTCCATGCTGGAAACAATATGGGAATTGGTAAAGACCATACTCTATTTGCATTAATCGATGGATATGTAAAATTTGAAAGATTAGGAAAAAATAAAAAACAAGTTTCTGTATACTCAGAAAAATAA
- the pckA gene encoding phosphoenolpyruvate carboxykinase (ATP), whose protein sequence is MKMYGLEKLGIANVLAVHYNLSPAELTEKALANGEGKLNDTGALVIETGKYTGRAPDDKFFVDTPSVHNHIDWSRNKPIESEKFDAILGKLIAYLQKKEIYVFDGKAGANPQYTRRFRFINEMPSQNLFIHQLLIRTDEEYNENNKIDFTVISAPNFHCVPEIDGVNSEAAIIINFEKKMAIICGTRYSGEMKKSVFSIMNYIMPLENILPMHCSANMDPVTHETAIFFGLSGTGKTTLSADPNRKLIGDDEHGWCDTGVFNFEGGCYAKCINLKEESEPEIYHAIKFGSVVENVTMDEKTRKINYEDASITPNTRVGYPIHYIPNAELAGVGGIPKVVIFLTADSFGVLPPISRLSQEAAMYHFVTGFTAKLAGTELGVKEPVPTFSTCFGEPFMPMDPSVYAKMLGERLEKHNTKVYLINTGWSGGAYGTGKRINLKYTRAMVTAVLSGYFDNAEYKHDEIFNLDIPQSCPNVPSEIMNPIDTWEDKEQYIIAAKKLANLFYKNFKEKYPNMPENITNAGPKYND, encoded by the coding sequence ATGAAGATGTATGGACTTGAAAAATTAGGAATTGCTAATGTATTGGCGGTTCACTATAATCTAAGCCCTGCAGAGCTTACAGAAAAAGCTTTAGCAAATGGCGAAGGAAAATTAAATGATACTGGTGCTTTAGTCATAGAAACAGGAAAATATACTGGACGTGCTCCAGATGATAAATTCTTTGTTGACACTCCAAGTGTACATAATCACATTGACTGGAGTAGAAACAAACCTATTGAAAGTGAAAAGTTTGATGCTATCCTTGGCAAATTAATTGCTTACCTTCAAAAGAAAGAAATCTATGTTTTTGATGGAAAAGCTGGAGCTAATCCTCAATATACCAGAAGATTCCGTTTTATAAATGAAATGCCTAGCCAAAATTTATTCATACATCAATTATTAATAAGAACTGATGAAGAATACAATGAAAATAATAAAATTGATTTCACAGTTATATCTGCTCCTAATTTCCACTGTGTACCTGAAATAGATGGAGTTAATTCTGAAGCAGCTATCATAATCAATTTTGAAAAGAAAATGGCTATAATTTGTGGAACAAGATATTCAGGAGAAATGAAAAAAAGTGTCTTTTCTATAATGAACTATATAATGCCTCTTGAAAATATTTTACCTATGCACTGTTCTGCTAATATGGATCCTGTGACTCATGAAACTGCAATTTTCTTTGGTTTATCTGGAACAGGTAAAACAACTTTATCAGCAGATCCAAATCGTAAATTGATTGGTGATGATGAACATGGTTGGTGTGATACTGGAGTATTCAACTTTGAAGGTGGATGCTATGCTAAATGTATCAATCTTAAAGAAGAAAGCGAACCTGAAATCTATCATGCTATAAAATTTGGAAGTGTTGTAGAAAATGTTACTATGGATGAAAAAACAAGAAAGATAAATTATGAAGATGCTAGTATTACTCCTAATACCAGAGTTGGATATCCTATACACTATATTCCTAATGCTGAATTAGCAGGTGTAGGTGGAATACCAAAGGTTGTTATTTTCTTAACAGCTGACTCTTTTGGAGTTTTACCTCCAATTTCAAGATTGAGTCAAGAAGCAGCAATGTATCACTTTGTAACTGGATTTACTGCTAAACTTGCTGGAACTGAATTAGGAGTTAAGGAACCTGTACCTACATTCTCAACATGTTTTGGTGAACCTTTTATGCCTATGGATCCAAGTGTATATGCTAAAATGCTTGGTGAAAGATTAGAAAAACATAATACAAAAGTTTATTTAATCAATACAGGTTGGTCTGGTGGAGCATATGGAACAGGAAAAAGAATAAATCTAAAATATACTCGTGCTATGGTCACAGCAGTATTAAGTGGATATTTTGATAATGCTGAATACAAGCATGATGAAATATTCAATCTTGATATTCCTCAATCTTGTCCTAATGTTCCTAGTGAAATTATGAATCCAATAGATACTTGGGAAGATAAAGAACAATACATCATAGCTGCTAAAAAGTTAGCTAACTTATTCTATAAAAACTTTAAAGAAAAATATCCAAATATGCCAGAAAATATTACAAATGCTGGTCCTAAATATAATGATTAA
- a CDS encoding DUF1846 domain-containing protein, with translation MKIGFDHGKYLEEQSKYILERVNKHDKLYIEFGGKLLGDLHAKRVLPGFDENAKIKVLNKLKDQIEVIICVYAGDIERNKIRGDFGITYDMDVFRLIDDLRENELKVNSVVITRYEDRPSTDLFITRLERRGIKVYKHYATKGYPSDVDTIVSDEGYGKNAYIETTKPIVVVTAPGPGSGKLATCLSQLYHEYKRGKNVGYSKFETFPVWNVPLKHPLNIAYEAATVDLNDVNMIDPFHLEEYGEIAVNYNRDIEAFPLLKRIIEKITGKKSIYQSPTDMGVNRVGFGITDDEVVREASQQEIIRRYFKTGCDYKKGNTDLETFKRAEFIMHSLGLKEEDRKVVTFARKKLELLNNEEKSDKQKTLSAIAFEMPDGQIITGKKSSLMDAPSAAILNSLKYLSNFDDELLLISPTILEPIIKLKEKTLKNKHIPLDCEEILIALSITAATNPMAELALSKLSQLAGVQAHSTHILGRNDEQSLRKLGIDVTSDQVFPTENLYYNQ, from the coding sequence ATGAAAATAGGTTTTGACCACGGTAAATATCTAGAAGAACAATCTAAATATATACTTGAAAGAGTGAATAAGCATGACAAATTATATATTGAGTTTGGTGGAAAACTTTTAGGAGATCTTCATGCAAAAAGAGTTTTACCTGGTTTTGATGAGAATGCTAAGATAAAAGTTTTAAATAAACTTAAAGATCAAATAGAAGTTATAATTTGTGTATATGCTGGAGACATTGAAAGAAATAAAATCAGAGGTGATTTTGGAATTACTTATGATATGGATGTCTTTAGACTTATAGATGATTTAAGAGAAAATGAACTAAAGGTCAATAGTGTTGTTATCACAAGATATGAAGATAGACCTTCTACAGACCTTTTTATCACTAGACTTGAGAGAAGAGGTATAAAAGTATACAAACATTATGCAACAAAAGGTTATCCTAGTGATGTTGATACTATAGTTAGTGACGAAGGTTATGGAAAAAATGCCTATATAGAAACAACAAAACCGATAGTTGTTGTAACTGCTCCAGGACCTGGTAGTGGAAAACTTGCAACTTGTTTAAGTCAACTTTATCACGAATATAAAAGAGGAAAAAATGTAGGATATTCTAAATTTGAAACTTTTCCAGTTTGGAATGTACCTTTAAAACATCCATTAAATATAGCTTATGAAGCAGCAACAGTAGACTTAAATGATGTTAACATGATAGATCCATTTCATTTAGAAGAATATGGAGAAATAGCAGTAAATTATAACAGAGATATCGAAGCTTTTCCATTATTAAAAAGAATAATCGAAAAAATAACAGGAAAAAAATCAATTTATCAATCACCTACAGATATGGGAGTTAATAGAGTAGGTTTTGGAATTACTGATGATGAAGTTGTTAGAGAAGCTTCTCAACAAGAAATAATAAGAAGATATTTTAAAACTGGTTGTGATTATAAAAAAGGAAATACTGATTTAGAAACATTTAAAAGAGCAGAGTTTATAATGCACAGTTTAGGATTAAAAGAAGAAGATAGAAAAGTTGTTACTTTTGCAAGAAAGAAATTAGAACTTTTAAATAATGAAGAAAAGTCTGATAAGCAAAAAACGCTTTCAGCTATAGCATTTGAAATGCCTGATGGACAAATAATAACAGGAAAGAAATCTTCTTTAATGGATGCACCTTCAGCTGCTATATTGAATTCATTGAAGTATCTTTCAAATTTTGATGATGAATTATTATTAATTTCACCAACAATTTTAGAGCCTATTATTAAGTTAAAGGAAAAAACTTTAAAAAATAAACATATACCACTAGATTGTGAGGAAATATTGATTGCCTTAAGTATAACAGCAGCAACAAATCCTATGGCAGAACTTGCACTGTCAAAACTTTCACAATTAGCAGGGGTACAAGCACATTCTACTCATATTTTAGGTAGAAATGATGAGCAATCTTTAAGAAAACTTGGAATAGATGTAACATCAGATCAAGTTTTTCCAACTGAAAATTTGTATTATAATCAATAA